In one Bacteroidota bacterium genomic region, the following are encoded:
- the gyrA gene encoding DNA gyrase subunit A, whose product MEEGSKILKVNIEDQMKSAYIDYSMSVIVSRALPDVRDGLKPVHRRVLYGMLDLGVLSNRAHKKSARIVGEVLGKYHPHGDTSVYDAMVRMAQEWSLRYPLVDGQGNFGSIDGDSPAAMRYTEARLQKIAEEMLADIEKDTVDFQLNFDDSLKEPVVLPTRIPNLLINGASGIAVGMATNMPPHNLSEVIDGTIAYIDNNEITIPELMKFIKAPDFPTGALIYGYEGVREAFETGRGRVMMRGESTVEISSTGRESIIVTSIPYQVNKAEMIKKTADLVNDKKIVGISDLRDESDRNGIRIVYELRKDAVTNVVLNKLYQLTALQSSFSVNNIALVKGRPQMLNLKDMIHYFVEHRHEVVIRRTKYELAEAEKKAHVLEGLLVALDHLDEVIALIRASRTPEEARNGLMKEFELSEIQARAILDMRLQKLTGLERDKIKLEFDELIKQIEIYKEILGNESMRMGIIKAELAEIKEKYGDSSRSQIIYSAEDFKIEDTIPDDDVLLTISHMGYVKRTQLSEYRQQKRGGRGAKGSGNRDEDFLEHLFVASMHNYMLFFTEKGKCFWLRVFEIPEGGKTSKGRAIQNMINIDPDDKVRAFINVKDIKDKEYVENNFIILATQRGTIKKTSLEAYSRPRQNGINAITINEGDQLLEARLTTGKSEIIMALKSGKAIRFNESNVRPMGRNAAGVRGISLGGPKDEVIGMICINEDNADILVVSENGYGKRSSVEDYRITNRGGKGVKTINITEKTGSLIAIKDVQDNDDLMIINRSGLIIRLSVEDLRVMGRATQGVRLINLKDDDSIASVAKVAVIVGDDDEFKDIDNPDNEDIEDENINNEEIGKEIEE is encoded by the coding sequence ATGGAAGAAGGAAGCAAGATTCTGAAGGTAAATATTGAAGATCAAATGAAATCGGCCTACATTGATTATTCGATGTCGGTTATTGTGTCAAGGGCCTTACCTGATGTGCGTGATGGATTGAAGCCGGTGCATAGAAGAGTATTATATGGAATGCTTGATTTGGGCGTTTTATCAAACCGTGCCCACAAAAAGTCAGCTCGTATAGTTGGAGAGGTTTTAGGTAAATACCACCCTCATGGTGATACATCTGTATATGATGCCATGGTTCGAATGGCACAGGAATGGTCTCTTCGTTATCCTTTAGTTGACGGGCAGGGAAACTTCGGTTCGATTGATGGTGATAGCCCGGCTGCTATGCGTTATACAGAAGCACGTTTGCAAAAGATTGCCGAGGAAATGTTAGCGGATATTGAAAAAGATACTGTTGATTTTCAGCTTAATTTTGATGATTCACTCAAAGAACCTGTCGTTCTTCCAACACGAATCCCAAATTTATTGATCAATGGAGCGTCGGGTATTGCTGTAGGTATGGCAACGAATATGCCACCTCATAATTTGTCTGAAGTAATTGACGGAACTATCGCTTATATAGATAATAATGAAATTACAATTCCTGAATTGATGAAATTTATCAAAGCACCCGATTTTCCTACCGGAGCTTTGATTTATGGATATGAAGGTGTTAGGGAAGCTTTTGAAACCGGCAGGGGTAGGGTAATGATGAGAGGTGAATCAACAGTTGAAATAAGTTCAACCGGTCGTGAAAGCATCATTGTAACTTCAATACCTTATCAGGTGAACAAAGCAGAAATGATCAAAAAAACTGCTGATTTAGTTAACGATAAAAAAATTGTTGGAATTTCTGATTTAAGAGATGAATCCGATCGGAATGGGATCAGGATTGTGTACGAATTAAGGAAGGATGCTGTAACCAATGTTGTCCTAAACAAATTATATCAATTAACGGCCCTACAATCCTCATTCAGTGTAAATAACATTGCTTTGGTTAAAGGTCGACCACAAATGTTGAATTTAAAAGACATGATCCATTACTTTGTTGAACATCGTCATGAAGTGGTGATAAGACGCACAAAGTATGAACTGGCCGAAGCGGAGAAAAAAGCACATGTTCTGGAAGGCTTGCTTGTTGCATTAGATCATTTGGATGAAGTAATTGCATTGATTCGTGCTTCAAGAACCCCTGAAGAGGCCAGAAATGGATTGATGAAGGAATTTGAACTTTCAGAGATACAAGCACGGGCAATCCTGGATATGAGACTCCAGAAATTAACCGGGCTTGAGCGCGATAAGATCAAACTTGAATTTGATGAATTAATCAAACAAATTGAAATTTACAAAGAAATACTGGGTAACGAATCCATGCGAATGGGAATCATTAAAGCAGAGCTAGCCGAGATTAAAGAAAAATATGGAGATAGCTCACGAAGTCAAATTATTTATTCAGCTGAAGACTTTAAGATTGAAGATACAATTCCTGACGATGACGTACTTCTGACGATTTCACATATGGGTTATGTAAAACGTACCCAACTTTCTGAATACCGCCAACAGAAAAGGGGAGGGCGTGGAGCAAAAGGAAGCGGTAATCGCGACGAAGATTTTCTGGAACATCTGTTTGTTGCTTCTATGCACAATTATATGCTATTCTTTACAGAGAAAGGTAAGTGTTTCTGGTTAAGAGTATTCGAAATACCCGAGGGTGGTAAAACTTCTAAGGGTCGCGCCATACAAAATATGATCAACATTGATCCCGACGATAAAGTAAGAGCATTCATCAATGTTAAGGACATTAAGGATAAAGAATACGTTGAAAATAATTTTATTATACTCGCAACCCAACGAGGTACCATCAAAAAAACTTCTCTTGAAGCATATTCCCGTCCGCGTCAAAATGGTATTAATGCAATTACAATTAACGAAGGTGATCAATTACTTGAGGCCAGACTTACAACCGGTAAGAGCGAGATTATAATGGCCCTAAAATCGGGTAAGGCAATTAGGTTTAATGAATCAAATGTACGGCCAATGGGACGAAATGCAGCAGGGGTGAGGGGCATTAGTTTGGGAGGGCCCAAAGACGAAGTTATCGGCATGATTTGTATTAATGAAGATAATGCAGATATTCTTGTTGTTTCAGAAAATGGTTATGGAAAACGTTCATCGGTAGAAGATTACCGTATTACGAATAGAGGAGGTAAAGGTGTTAAAACCATCAATATTACCGAAAAAACAGGATCTTTAATTGCGATCAAAGATGTTCAGGATAATGATGACTTAATGATTATCAACAGATCAGGTTTGATTATCAGACTATCCGTCGAAGATTTAAGAGTAATGGGAAGAGCTACTCAGGGAGTTCGTTTAATTAACCTCAAAGATGATGATTCAATTGCATCAGTTGCAAAGGTTGCAGTTATCGTTGGTGATGATGATGAATTTAAGGACATAGACAATCCTGATAATGAAGATATTGAGGATGAAAATATCAATAATGAAGAGATTGGCAAGGAAATTGAAGAATAG